In a single window of the Populus alba chromosome 16, ASM523922v2, whole genome shotgun sequence genome:
- the LOC118052199 gene encoding 11-beta-hydroxysteroid dehydrogenase-like 4A isoform X1: protein MILMHRALNIVFPLATLILLLIILPPYLVFKLLSYIKRSIFSENVAGKVVLITGASSGIGEDLAYEYAARGARLALVARREDRLRAVADKACNLGSPNVFQVRADISKVEDCKRIIDETLNHFGQLDHLVNNAGISQAEYFEDCTEVSDLTHIMDINFWGSIFCSRFAIPHLRRSKGKIVVISSVAPWSLTPKLSVYNASKAALISFYGTLRVEIGSHIGITIVMPGLIDTEMTSPPSLAKYSVRFCPPYEPANQCAKAIVKSTCRGDRHLTEPFWWNALLMVKSLCPEALDLLVCWNFMANGAQKERRI from the exons ATGATCTTGATGCACAGAGCGTTGAATATTGTGTTTCCTCTTGCAACACTCATTTTACTCCTGATAATTCTACCACCTTATCTTGTGTTCAAGTTGCTGAGCTACATTAAAAGATCCATATTCAGTGAAAATGTGGCCGGAAAAGTTGTTCTCATCACTGGAGCATCTTCTGGCATTGGTGAG GATCTTGCTTACGAATATGCTGCTAGAGGAGCTAGATTGGCCCTTGTTGCAAGAAGAGAAGACCGTCTTAGAGCAGTTGCTGATAAAGCCTGTAATCTGGGTTCGCCAAATGTTTTTCAGGTCCGTGCGGACATTTCTAAGGTTGAAGACTGCAAACGAATCATTGATGAGACGTTGAACCACTTTGGCCAAC TTGATCATTTGGTTAATAACGCTGGGATTTCTCAAGCTGAGTATTTCGAAGATTGCACTGAAGTCTCTGATTTGACTCATATTATG GATATAAATTTCTGGGGCTCTATATTTTGCTCGCGTTTTGCTATTCCACATCTAAGGAGAAGCAAAGGGAAAATTGTTGTGATATCATCGGTAGCTCCTTGGTCTCTAACACCAAAATTAAGCGTCTACAAT GCAAGTAAGGCGGCATTAATAAGCTTTTATGGCACCTTGAGGGTTGAGATCGGCTCCCATATTGGTATAACAATCGTGATGCCTGGGTTGATCGATACAGAAATGACCTCACCTCCTTCGCTAGCCAAG TATTCTGTCAGGTTTTGTCCACCATATGAGCCGGCAAATCAATGTGCTAAGGCAATTGTGAAGAGCACCTGCCGTGGCGACAGACACTTGACCGAGCCATTTTGGTGGAACGCTTTGTTAATGGTCAAATCGTTATGTCCAGAAGCTTTGGATTTGCTTGTGTGCTGGAATTTTATGGCTAATGGAGCACAAAAGGAAAGACGAATATAA
- the LOC118052199 gene encoding 11-beta-hydroxysteroid dehydrogenase-like 4A isoform X2 has translation MILMHRALNIVFPLATLILLLIILPPYLVFKLLSYIKRSIFSENVAGKVVLITGASSGIGEDLAYEYAARGARLALVARREDRLRAVADKACNLGSPNVFQVRADISKVEDCKRIIDETLNHFGQLDHLVNNAGISQAEYFEDCTEVSDLTHIMDINFWGSIFCSRFAIPHLRRSKGKIVVISSVAPWSLTPKLSVYNASKAALISFYGTLRVEIGSHIGITIVMPGLIDTEMTSPPSLAKVLSTI, from the exons ATGATCTTGATGCACAGAGCGTTGAATATTGTGTTTCCTCTTGCAACACTCATTTTACTCCTGATAATTCTACCACCTTATCTTGTGTTCAAGTTGCTGAGCTACATTAAAAGATCCATATTCAGTGAAAATGTGGCCGGAAAAGTTGTTCTCATCACTGGAGCATCTTCTGGCATTGGTGAG GATCTTGCTTACGAATATGCTGCTAGAGGAGCTAGATTGGCCCTTGTTGCAAGAAGAGAAGACCGTCTTAGAGCAGTTGCTGATAAAGCCTGTAATCTGGGTTCGCCAAATGTTTTTCAGGTCCGTGCGGACATTTCTAAGGTTGAAGACTGCAAACGAATCATTGATGAGACGTTGAACCACTTTGGCCAAC TTGATCATTTGGTTAATAACGCTGGGATTTCTCAAGCTGAGTATTTCGAAGATTGCACTGAAGTCTCTGATTTGACTCATATTATG GATATAAATTTCTGGGGCTCTATATTTTGCTCGCGTTTTGCTATTCCACATCTAAGGAGAAGCAAAGGGAAAATTGTTGTGATATCATCGGTAGCTCCTTGGTCTCTAACACCAAAATTAAGCGTCTACAAT GCAAGTAAGGCGGCATTAATAAGCTTTTATGGCACCTTGAGGGTTGAGATCGGCTCCCATATTGGTATAACAATCGTGATGCCTGGGTTGATCGATACAGAAATGACCTCACCTCCTTCGCTAGCCAAG GTTTTGTCCACCATATGA
- the LOC118052234 gene encoding squamosa promoter-binding-like protein 9 → MNSRHLLMEMDSGSLNESATSNATSPPAESVNGLKFGKKIYFEDHVGVGAPAKSGTGSSSSGSGSGSSRKAQGGQHQQPPRCQVEGCKVDLSDAKTYYSRHKVCSMHSKSPRVIVAGLVQRFCQQCSRFHLLPEFDQGKRSCRRRLAGHNERRRKPPSGSVLSARHGRFSPSLFDNSSRAGGGLVVDFSAYPRHTGRDGWPAARSSELAPGNDTAAPGRSISHMWQINSQNPPSNLCLQGSTGGTGLFSSGIPPGECFTGVAVSDSSCALSLLSNQPWGSTNRASSLAVNDLFSAEEAPVVQSTANHGAAVNQYPIPWSFKSNEGSNSSHEMCPDLGLGQISLPLSSHLPGQLEQSQQSRRQYMDLEHSRAYDSSTQHIHWSL, encoded by the exons ATGAACTCTAGGCATTTACTAATGGAAATGGATTCAGGCTCCCTAAACGAGTCAGCTACTTCCAATGCAACGTCTCCGCCAGCCGAGTCTGTTAATGGATTGAAGTTTGGTAAGAAGATTTACTTTGAGGATCACGTGGGGGTCGGTGCTCCGGCTAAGAGCGGAACTGGGTCATCCTCATCCGGTTCCGGGTCAGGGTCATCTAGGAAGGCTCAGGGTGGACAGCACCAGCAGCCACCAAGGTGTCAAGTTGAAGGGTGCAAAGTAGATCTGAGTGATGCTAAGACTTACTATTCAAGGCACAAAGTTTGTAGTATGCATTCCAAGTCTCCTAGAGTTATTGTTGCTGGTTTGGTGCAAAGATTTTGCCAGCAATGTAGCAG ATTTCATCTACTTCCTGAATTTGACCAAGGAAAGCGAAGTTGCCGCAGGCGCCTAGCTGGCCATAATGAGCGACGGAGGAAGCCACCATCTGGATCGGTGCTGTCCGCTCGCCATGGCCGATTTTCTCCCTCTTTGTTCG ATAATAGCAGCAGAGCTGGAGGAGGCCTTGTTGTGGACTTTAGTGCATATCCAAGGCATACTGGGAGAGATGGATGGCCGGCAGCAAGGTCTTCTGAGCTTGCCCCTGGGAATGATACTGCAGCCCCAGGAAGGTCAATATCTCATATGTGGCAGATAAACTCCCAGAATCCTCCATCCAACCTTTGCTTGCAAGGCTCAACTGGCGGGACTGGCCTTTTCAGTTCAGGAATTCCTCCGGGAGAATGCTTCACAGGAGTTGCTGTTTCAGACTCGAGCTGTGCTCTCTCTCTTCTGTCAAATCAACCATGGGGCTCCACAAACCGAGCATCAAGTCTTGCGGTGAATGACTTGTTTAGTGCCGAAGAGGCACCCGTGGTTCAATCAACAGCTAACCATGGTGCAGCTGTCAATCAGTATCCAATCCCTTGGAGCTTCAAGAGCAATGAAGGAAGTAACAGTTCACATGAGATGTGCCCTGATCTAGGTCTGGGTCAAATTTCACTGCCTCTCAGCAGTCATCTTCCTGGTCAGCTCGAGCAGTCTCAACAGAGTAGGAGGCAATACATGGACCTCGAGCATTCCAGGGCTTATGACTCCTCAACCCAGCACATCCACTGGTCACTTTAA
- the LOC118052207 gene encoding uncharacterized protein, whose amino-acid sequence MAESTGKQRDSEPKQHEEADEEDYMGDLSQFLPPETTNPSKSSAKKSVNKETPTFQSFNKKSKNISWQEQRRLEREKKQQEEDEQTMARIEAPIPPSNIGFKLLKQMGYTPGSALGKEGSGRAEPVGIQIRRTRVGIGREEPHKEKRKREEIEAERNRMKERDLMEEFGSRQKSQWRSRRVVVNFMKAKAALDQLENKEVVEPKKNEDEEDGEQDEEEEEEITEEDLQELLMKLRDEYQYCPFCGFQYETVEALLSNCPGINEDDH is encoded by the exons ATGGCAGAATCAACAGGGAAGCAAAGAGACAGTGAACCAAAACAGCATGAAGAAGCAGATGAAGAAGATTACATGGGAGACCTGTCTCAGTTTCTTCCTCCTGAAACAACAAACCCTTCAAAATCATCTGCCAAAAAG AGCGTCAACAAGGAAACACCAACTTTTCAATCATTCAATAAGAAGTCCAAAAACATTAGCTGGCAAGAACAAAGAAGACTTGAAAGGGAGAAAAAGCAACAAGAGGAGGATGAGCAAACCATGGCAAGAATAGAAGCTCCAATTCCTCCATCTAACATTGGGTTTAAGTTGTTAAAGCAAATGGGTTACACCCCTGGTTCAGCCCTTGGTAAGGAGGGTTCAGGAAGAGCTGAGCCAGTGGGGATTCAGATTCGGCGGACACGAGTAGGGATTGGAAGAGAGGAACCACAtaaggagaagaggaagagagaagagaTTGAGGCAGAAAGGAACAGAATGAAGGAGAGGGATTTAATGGAAGAGTTTGGGTCAAGGCAAAAGTCTCAATGGCGAAGTCGGAGAGTTGTAGTAAATTTTATGAAAGCAAAAGCAGCTCTTGATCAATTGGAGAACAAAGAAGTTGTGGAACCAAAGAAGAATGAAGATGAAGAGGATGGTGAACAGGAtgaggaggaagaggaagagataACAGAAGAG GATTTGCAAGAACTGTTGATGAAACTGAGAGATGAATATCAATACTGCCCGTTTTGTGGTTTTCAG TATGAAACAGTGGAAGCCCTCCTATCCAACTGCCCTGGAATAAACGAAGACGACCACTAG
- the LOC118052211 gene encoding transcription termination factor MTEF18, mitochondrial isoform X2 — MGLKPQEYGSLLPRDLMYLSDDDLLLENYHVMCNYGIARNKMGKIYKEATEVFRYDYGVLALKLKAYEKLGLSSSFIAKVVVRSPDLLIGDANIDFIKILELLRKGGLEYRRIEKLLSDKSTYNWSQLLSLLNLFGKAGYNDEQLSELISQKPWILREDSVDRALLLIGFLLKFGSTMNQICSLFLQFPKVQVEKFASNLRHCFLFLNEINMEAYEIGKLFRSHPIFIGSFTLKKTNSLLSRLNAGKKRICEVIQENPEIMKKWVKGSKIEWLPDSGEELRSQMLKTKFFLDLGFVENSDEMKRALKVFRGRGAELQERFDCLVIAGLDRKDVCEMIKVSPQILNQKKEVIEMKIDFLINDLGFPISSLVRFPSYLSYTMQRAKLRLTMYNWLKEQGKVNPMLSFSTIVGCTDNVFLSQYVDRHPRGPEIWEDLKKEICSA, encoded by the coding sequence ATGGGTTTAAAACCTCAAGAGTATGGTTCTCTTCTTCCACGTGATCTGATGTATTTGAGTGATGATGATTTGCTGCTTGAGAATTATCATGTGATGTGTAATTATGGGATTGCGAGAAATAAGATGGGAAAGATTTATAAGGAAGCAACAGAAGTTTTTCGATATGATTATGGGGTCCTGGCATTGAAACTCAAAGCTTATGAGAAGCTGGGGCTTAGCTCTTCTTTTATAGCCAAGGTGGTTGTCCGTAGCCCTGATCTTTTGATTGGAGATGCGAACATTGACTTTATCAAGATATTGGAGTTATTGAGGAAAGGGGGACTTGAGTACCGTAGAATTGAGAAGCTTTTGTCGGATAAGAGCACTTACAACTGGAGCCAGTTGCTTTCACTTCTAAACTTATTTGGCAAGGCAGGTTACAATGATGAGCAGTTAAGTGAGCTGATAAGCCAGAAGCCATGGATTCTGCGTGAGGATTCAGTGGATAGGGCTCTTTTGCTAATTGGGTTCCTGCTTAAATTTGGATCCACGATGAACCAGATATGTTCCTTGTTTCTGCAGTTTCCCAAAGTACAGGTTGAGAAATTTGCCTCAAATTTGAGGCATTGCTTTCTGTTCTTGAATGAGATCAATATGGAGGCATATGAGATTGGGAAGCTTTTTCGTTCTCACCCTATATTTATAGGTTCATTTACGTTGAAGAAAACCAACAGTTTGCTTTCTCGTCTGAATGCTGGGAAGAAGCGAATTTGTGAAGTCATCCAGGAGAATCCAGAAATTATGAAGAAATGGGTGAAGGGATCAAAAATTGAATGGTTACCAGACTCGGGTGAGGAACTAAGATCTCAAATGCTGAAGACTAAGTTCTTCTTAGACTTGGGATTTGTAGAGAACTCAGATGAAATGAAAAGAGCACTTAAGGTTTTCCGGGGCAGAGGAGCAGAGCTTCAAGAGAGATTTGATTGTCTTGTGATAGCTGGTTTGGATAGAAAGGATGTTTGTGAAATGATAAAAGTATCCCCTCAAATTCTTAATCAGAAAAAGGAAGTTATTGAAATGAAGATTGATTTTCTCATAAATGATTTGGGTTTTCCCATATCATCTTTGGTCAGATTTCCTTCCTATCTCTCTTACACAATGCAAAGAGCTAAGCTTAGGTTAACAATGTATAATTGGCTCAAAGAGCAGGGAAAAGTTAATCCTATGCTTTCCTTCAGCACTATAGTTGGCTGCACAGATAATGTGTTCCTTAGTCAGTATGTAGATCGTCATCCTAGAGGCCCAGAAATTTGGGAggatttaaagaaagaaatttgttCTGCATAG
- the LOC118051267 gene encoding transcription termination factor MTEF18, mitochondrial, giving the protein MTPFGKFKIFKWVSSNFVGSNKTPLSSMMSLFNIAENPRFYSTKRMVQTENGQSISPVSRTEAQAALLEYLHFTRNIQFTDAENMSKNSPHFLEKLLAKVDIDADIGQSITRYLCFHPINEFEPFFESLGLKPHDYNPLLPRDLMFLCDDDLLLENYHVLCNYGIARSKIGKIYKEAAEVFGYDYGVLVLKLKAYEELGLGQSFMLKLVVCSPYLLIGEVNADFIKVLEILRKEGVDISRIEEHLSEKSSYDWSKLLALLNLFRHAGYNEKQLGGLISQHLAIFFEDSVDRIYLLIGFLLKFGSTMNQICSMFLRFPQMEFEEFFSNLRHCFLFLNEIQMEAHEIRNILRSHPLMLGSCRLKKPNTLRLALHAADKRMCEVIQENPQVLKKWVMGSKVERLQNLILKSRMQKTKFLLDLGIVDDSNEIGKALKVFRGSGAKIQERFDCIVEAGLSRKDVCEMIKASPQILNQTKDVLEMKIDFLVNNVGYPVSYLVTFPSYLNYTMERVELRLAMYNWLKDQGKSEPMLSLSTVISLSDKKFINEYVNSHPRGPEIWQNLKKEIYAE; this is encoded by the coding sequence ATGACCCCCTTtggcaaatttaaaattttcaaatgggTTTCATCCAATTTTGTTGGTAGCAACAAGACCCCGCTGTCCTCAATGATGTCATTATTCAACATTGCAGAAAACCCTAGGTTCTATAGTACCAAGAGGATGGTTCAAACTGAAAATGGACAAAGCATAAGCCCAGTTTCTAGGACAGAAGCCCAGGCTGCGTTATTAGAGTATCTGCACTTCACTAGAAACATACAGTTTACGGATGCAGAGAATATGAGTAAAAATTCACCtcattttcttgaaaagttatTAGCAAAGGTTGATATTGATGCAGATATTGGGCAGTCCATTACCCGTTACTTGTGTTTTCACCCTATTAATGAATTTGAGCCTTTCTTTGAGAGTTTGGGTCTAAAACCTCATGATTATAATCCTCTTCTTCCACGTGATCTGATGTTTTTATGTGACGATGATTTACTTTTGGAGAATTATCATGTTTTGTGTAATTATGGGATTGCAAGAAGTAAGATAGGAAAGATTTATAAGGAAGCGGCGGAAGTTTTCGGGTATGATTATGGGGTCTTGGTGCTGAAACTAAAAGCTTATGAGGAATTGGGGCTTGGCCAGTCTTTTATGTTGAAGTTGGTTGTCTGTAGCCCTTATCTTTTGATCGGAGAGGTGAATGCAGACTTTATCAAGGTATTAGAGATATtgagaaaagagggagttgaTATCAGTAGGATTGAGGAGCATTTGTCTGAGAAGAGTTCTTATGACTGGAGCAAGTTGCTTGCACTGCTCAACTTATTTAGGCATGCAGGTTACAATGAGAAGCAGCTAGGTGGACTCATAAGCCAGCATCTGGCAATTTTCTTTGAGGATTCCGTGGATAGGATATATTTGCTAATTGGTTTCCTCCTCAAATTTGGATCCACGATGAATCAGATATGTTCTATGTTTTTGCGGTTTCCGCAAATGGAATTTGAggaattcttttcaaatttaagGCATTGCTTTCTGTTCTTGAATGAGATCCAGATGGAGGCACATGAGATTCGGAATATTTTGCGCTCTCACCCACTAATGCTTGGTTCATGTAGACTGAAGAAACCCAACACATTGCGTTTAGCCTTACATGCTGCAGATAAGAGAATGTGTGAAGTCATCCAAGAGAACCCACAGGTTTTGAAGAAATGGGTGATGGGATCAAAAGTTGAAAGATTGCAAAACTTGATACTAAAATCACGGATGCAGAAGACCAAGTTCTTGTTGGACTTGGGAATTGTAGATGACTCAAATGAAATAGGAAAAGCACTTAAGGTTTTCCGGGGCAGTGGAGCAAAGATCCAAGAGAGGTTTGATTGTATTGTGGAAGCTGGTTTGAGCAGAAAAGATGTTTGTGAAATGATAAAAGCATCTCCTCAAATTCTTAACCAAACGAAAGATGTTCTTGAAATGAAGAttgattttcttgtaaataaTGTGGGTTATCCAGTATCATATTTGGTCACTTTCCCATCCTATCTTAATTACACAATGGAAAGAGTGGAGCTTAGGTTAGCAATGTATAATTGGCTCAAGGATCAAGGAAAATCTGAGCCCATGCTTTCCTTGAGCACTGTAATTTCTCTCTCAGATAAAAAGTTCATTAATGAGTATGTAAATAGTCATCCTAGAGGCCCTGAAATTTGGCAGaatttgaagaaagaaatttaTGCTGAATAA
- the LOC118052224 gene encoding transcription termination factor MTEF18, mitochondrial, translated as MFYRTKRIVQAESGKSINPVTRTAAQTALLEYLYVTRNIQFTDADNMSKNSPHFLEKLLAKVDIDADIGHSITRFLCFHPINEFEPFFESLGLKPHDYNPLLPRDLMFLCDDDLLLENYHVLCNYGIARSRIGKIYKEAAGVFGYDYGVLVLKLKAYEELGLGQSFMIKLVVCSPYLLIGEVNADFIKVLEILRKEGVDISRIEEHLSEKSSYDWSKLLALLNLFRHAGYNEEQLGGLISQHLAIFFEDSVDRIYLLIGFLLKFGSTMNQICSMFLQFPQVEFEEFFSNLRHCFLFLNEIQMEAHEIRNIFCSHPLLLGSCRLKKPNTLRLALHAAEKRMCEVVQESPQVLKKWVMGSKVERLPNLRLKSRKLKTKFLLDLGIVDNSNKIGKALKVFRGSGAKFQERFDCIVEAGLSRKDVCEMIKASPQILGQSKDVLEMKIDFLVNKVGYPVSYLVTFPSYLNFTTQRVELRLAMYNWLKDQGKPVPILSLRSLISLSDKKFINEYVNSHPRGPEIWQNLKKEIYAE; from the coding sequence ATGTTCTATAGGACCAAGAGGATAGTTCAAGCTGAAAGTGGAAAAAGCATAAACCCAGTTACTAGGACAGCAGCCCAAACTGCGTTATTAGAGTATCTGTACGTCACTAGAAACATACAGTTTACGGATGCAGATAATATGAGTAAAAATTCACCtcattttcttgaaaagttatTAGCAAAGGTTGATATTGATGCAGATATCGGGCATTCCATTACCCGTTTCTTGTGTTTTCACCCTATTAATGAATTTGAGCCTTTCTTTGAGAGTTTGGGTCTAAAACCTCATGATTATAATCCTCTTCTTCCTCGTGATCTGATGTTTTTATGTGACGATGATTTACTTTTAGAGAATTATCATGTTTTGTGTAATTATGGGATTGCAAGAAGTAGGATAGGAAAGATTTATAAGGAAGCCGCGGGAGTTTTCGGGTATGATTATGGGGTCTTGGTGCTGAAACTAAAAGCTTATGAGGAATTGGGGCTTGGCCAGTCTTTTATGATTAAGTTGGTTGTCTGTAGCCCTTATCTTTTGATTGGAGAGGTGAATGCAGACTTTATCAAGGTATTAGAGATATtgagaaaagagggagttgaTATCAGTAGGATTGAGGAGCATTTGTCTGAGAAGAGTTCTTATGACTGGAGCAAGTTGCTTGCACTGCTCAACTTATTTAGGCATGCAGGTTACAATGAGGAGCAGCTAGGTGGACTCATAAGCCAGCATCTGGCAATTTTCTTTGAGGATTCCGTGGATAGGATATATTTGCTAATTGGTTTCCTCCTCAAATTTGGATCCACGATGAATCAGATATGTTCAATGTTTTTGCAGTTTCCGCAAGTGGAATTTGAggaattcttttcaaatttaagGCATTGCTTTCTGTTCTTGAATGAGATCCAGATGGAGGCACATGAGATTCGGAATATTTTCTGTTCTCACCCACTATTGCTTGGTTCATGTAGACTGAAGAAACCCAACACATTGCGTTTAGCCTTACATGCTGCTGAAAAGAGAATGTGTGAAGTCGTCCAAGAGAGCCCACAAGTTTTGAAGAAATGGGTGATGGGATCAAAAGTTGAACGATTGCCAAACTTGAGACTTAAATCACGGAAGCTGAAGACCAAGTTCTTGCTGGACTTGGGAATTGTAGATAACTCAAATAAAATAGGAAAAGCACTTAAGGTTTTCCGGGGCAGTGGAGCAAAGTTCCAAGAGAGGTTTGATTGTATTGTGGAAGCTGGTTTGAGCAGAAAAGATGTTTGTGAGATGATAAAAGCATCTCCTCAAATTCTTGGTCAATCGAAAGATGTTCTTGAAATGAAGAttgattttcttgtaaataaGGTTGGTTATCCAGTATCATATTTGGTCACTTTCCCATCCTATCTTAATTTCACAACGCAAAGAGTGGAGCTTAGGTTAGCAATGTATAATTGGCTCAAAGATCAAGGAAAACCTGTGCCCATCCTTTCCTTGAGAAGTTTAATTTCTCTCTCAGACAAAAAGTTCATTAATGAGTATGTAAATAGCCATCCTAGAGGCCCTGAAATTTGGCAGaatttgaagaaagaaatttaTGCTGAATAA
- the LOC118052211 gene encoding transcription termination factor MTEF18, mitochondrial isoform X1 — MNHLHKLQILKNVSPNFVGRCRNPIWQVGSLCYIVENPRFYGTKTMVQTENLDRNLIGNDQSISKISDAARREAQASTALLEYLHSTRSFQFLDAEHMSKYSPVFVKNLLKKVNIDADIRRSIARYLRYHPINEFEIFFESMGLKPQEYGSLLPRDLMYLSDDDLLLENYHVMCNYGIARNKMGKIYKEATEVFRYDYGVLALKLKAYEKLGLSSSFIAKVVVRSPDLLIGDANIDFIKILELLRKGGLEYRRIEKLLSDKSTYNWSQLLSLLNLFGKAGYNDEQLSELISQKPWILREDSVDRALLLIGFLLKFGSTMNQICSLFLQFPKVQVEKFASNLRHCFLFLNEINMEAYEIGKLFRSHPIFIGSFTLKKTNSLLSRLNAGKKRICEVIQENPEIMKKWVKGSKIEWLPDSGEELRSQMLKTKFFLDLGFVENSDEMKRALKVFRGRGAELQERFDCLVIAGLDRKDVCEMIKVSPQILNQKKEVIEMKIDFLINDLGFPISSLVRFPSYLSYTMQRAKLRLTMYNWLKEQGKVNPMLSFSTIVGCTDNVFLSQYVDRHPRGPEIWEDLKKEICSA, encoded by the coding sequence ATGAACCATTTGCACAAACTCCAAATCCTGAAAAATGTTTCTCCCAATTTTGTTGGTAGATGCAGAAACCCAATATGGCAAGTGGGTTCTTTGTGCTACATTGTAGAAAACCCTAGATTCTATGGGACAAAAACAATGGTTCAAACTGAGAATTTGGATAGAAATTTGATAGGTAATGATCAAAGCATTAGCAAAATCTCTGATGCAGCTAGAAGGGAAGCCCAGGCTTCAACTGCACTACTGGAGTATTTGCACTCCACTAGAAGTTTTCAGTTTTTGGATGCAGAGCATATGAGCAAATACTCAcctgtttttgttaaaaacctACTAAAGAAGGTTAATATTGATGCAGATATTAGGCGGTCCATTGCCCGTTACTTGCGTTACCACCCGATTAATGAATTTGAGATTTTCTTTGAGAGTATGGGTTTAAAACCTCAAGAGTATGGTTCTCTTCTTCCACGTGATCTGATGTATTTGAGTGATGATGATTTGCTGCTTGAGAATTATCATGTGATGTGTAATTATGGGATTGCGAGAAATAAGATGGGAAAGATTTATAAGGAAGCAACAGAAGTTTTTCGATATGATTATGGGGTCCTGGCATTGAAACTCAAAGCTTATGAGAAGCTGGGGCTTAGCTCTTCTTTTATAGCCAAGGTGGTTGTCCGTAGCCCTGATCTTTTGATTGGAGATGCGAACATTGACTTTATCAAGATATTGGAGTTATTGAGGAAAGGGGGACTTGAGTACCGTAGAATTGAGAAGCTTTTGTCGGATAAGAGCACTTACAACTGGAGCCAGTTGCTTTCACTTCTAAACTTATTTGGCAAGGCAGGTTACAATGATGAGCAGTTAAGTGAGCTGATAAGCCAGAAGCCATGGATTCTGCGTGAGGATTCAGTGGATAGGGCTCTTTTGCTAATTGGGTTCCTGCTTAAATTTGGATCCACGATGAACCAGATATGTTCCTTGTTTCTGCAGTTTCCCAAAGTACAGGTTGAGAAATTTGCCTCAAATTTGAGGCATTGCTTTCTGTTCTTGAATGAGATCAATATGGAGGCATATGAGATTGGGAAGCTTTTTCGTTCTCACCCTATATTTATAGGTTCATTTACGTTGAAGAAAACCAACAGTTTGCTTTCTCGTCTGAATGCTGGGAAGAAGCGAATTTGTGAAGTCATCCAGGAGAATCCAGAAATTATGAAGAAATGGGTGAAGGGATCAAAAATTGAATGGTTACCAGACTCGGGTGAGGAACTAAGATCTCAAATGCTGAAGACTAAGTTCTTCTTAGACTTGGGATTTGTAGAGAACTCAGATGAAATGAAAAGAGCACTTAAGGTTTTCCGGGGCAGAGGAGCAGAGCTTCAAGAGAGATTTGATTGTCTTGTGATAGCTGGTTTGGATAGAAAGGATGTTTGTGAAATGATAAAAGTATCCCCTCAAATTCTTAATCAGAAAAAGGAAGTTATTGAAATGAAGATTGATTTTCTCATAAATGATTTGGGTTTTCCCATATCATCTTTGGTCAGATTTCCTTCCTATCTCTCTTACACAATGCAAAGAGCTAAGCTTAGGTTAACAATGTATAATTGGCTCAAAGAGCAGGGAAAAGTTAATCCTATGCTTTCCTTCAGCACTATAGTTGGCTGCACAGATAATGTGTTCCTTAGTCAGTATGTAGATCGTCATCCTAGAGGCCCAGAAATTTGGGAggatttaaagaaagaaatttgttCTGCATAG